A window of the Planctomycetaceae bacterium genome harbors these coding sequences:
- a CDS encoding sigma-70 family RNA polymerase sigma factor, which translates to MGNEESVDRPENVEQLGIWLESVKPKLLSYIDKNLGPALRSRLEPDDILQEVVVSAFSNPSQVIESVREPFRMVCQMAEQRIIDAHRRHVGAEKRSVKREVSLNQPAASANDGNEFMNMLVASMTSPSGAFSREQREFRLAAALSELTEEQQTALRMRYVEGLSTKEVAEAIGKSDGAVRVMLSRTVTELQNYMKEAG; encoded by the coding sequence ATGGGAAATGAAGAGTCCGTCGATCGACCAGAAAACGTCGAACAACTGGGAATATGGCTTGAGTCCGTAAAGCCAAAGTTGTTGAGCTACATTGACAAGAACCTTGGTCCCGCATTGCGGAGTCGCCTGGAGCCGGACGACATTTTGCAGGAAGTTGTCGTTTCAGCTTTTTCGAATCCCAGTCAGGTCATCGAGTCCGTCAGAGAACCATTTCGAATGGTCTGTCAGATGGCCGAGCAACGAATCATCGACGCCCATCGGAGACACGTAGGGGCAGAAAAACGCTCCGTTAAGCGCGAAGTAAGCCTCAACCAGCCTGCAGCGAGTGCGAACGACGGCAACGAATTCATGAATATGCTGGTTGCGAGCATGACTTCTCCCAGTGGAGCATTTTCGCGGGAGCAGCGAGAATTTCGACTTGCCGCGGCTCTTAGCGAGCTGACAGAAGAACAACAGACGGCTCTCCGGATGCGATACGTCGAGGGACTGAGTACCAAAGAGGTCGCTGAAGCGATCGGGAAATCCGACGGCGCCGTCCGTGTGATGCTGTCACGTACCGTGACTGAACTACAGAATTACATGAAAGAAGCTGGCTGA
- a CDS encoding S1 RNA-binding domain-containing protein — translation MTTDPQQPDGTQHQDGTLPQESMQPQDSVQPQNAVPTENTVPTENTVPTESTDLTENAVQSANVPPTDPPPSPETPQAEVPVVVSQGDVESAATPVESETVAAQASESPVPQIPSASADAPVPPVIHADAQGEVETSEPQDAAGGSIREKMMAASEAQAAQVAASAPQQGSEGSRGRVEIPTVDDLDESLEAEINAVMQVSTVAATPAVDGEGKTEAEKQVGQGSKVRGKVQQVHGDDVFLDAGLRTNVVVALKQFPEGKVPEVGAEIDVVIEELDSDGLIRGRLPKGRHKPAGNWDNLAVGQVVDCLVTAVNKGGLQVTVGGLRAFMPASQVELGYVGDLETYVNQKISAQITEVNPKKRNLVVSRRVLLQSEREEVEGEFWSTAEVGQDFSGVVKTIKDYGAFINIGAVDGFLHIGEISWSRINHPSDVLSEGQTVDVKILRLDQEKKRISLGMKQLAQNPWMNATEKYSTGRTVEGKVTRVTDFGAFIELEPGLEGMVHISELAWRRVGSVGEILTVGETREFQVQEVDTKRKRVSLSLKALEKKPEAAKPEMPEENEAPQQPRRPRNTNLRGGTSGDNAGKGGGLFGNPSDFS, via the coding sequence ATGACCACGGATCCACAGCAACCGGACGGCACGCAGCACCAGGACGGCACGTTGCCGCAGGAGAGCATGCAGCCACAAGACTCTGTTCAGCCACAGAACGCAGTTCCAACAGAGAACACAGTTCCAACAGAGAACACAGTTCCAACAGAGAGCACTGATCTGACAGAGAATGCAGTTCAGAGTGCGAATGTACCGCCCACAGATCCTCCTCCGTCGCCGGAAACTCCGCAAGCCGAAGTGCCCGTCGTTGTCTCGCAGGGGGACGTTGAATCCGCAGCGACACCGGTCGAATCTGAAACTGTGGCAGCGCAGGCATCAGAATCACCTGTCCCACAAATCCCTTCCGCATCGGCGGATGCCCCAGTGCCCCCGGTGATCCATGCTGACGCCCAGGGCGAGGTTGAAACCTCAGAGCCGCAAGACGCGGCCGGAGGCAGCATCCGTGAAAAAATGATGGCTGCCTCGGAAGCTCAGGCCGCTCAGGTCGCTGCTTCTGCCCCGCAGCAGGGATCGGAAGGCAGTCGTGGCCGTGTTGAAATTCCAACGGTCGACGATCTGGACGAGTCGCTTGAAGCAGAGATCAACGCTGTGATGCAGGTCAGCACCGTTGCAGCCACTCCAGCAGTCGATGGAGAAGGAAAAACGGAGGCTGAAAAACAAGTCGGACAAGGGTCAAAAGTTCGCGGGAAAGTCCAGCAGGTTCACGGCGATGACGTGTTTCTGGACGCCGGACTTCGCACCAATGTCGTTGTGGCTCTCAAGCAGTTCCCGGAAGGCAAAGTCCCCGAGGTCGGGGCTGAGATCGACGTCGTCATTGAAGAGTTGGATTCTGATGGCCTGATTCGTGGTCGACTTCCAAAGGGGCGGCACAAACCCGCTGGAAACTGGGATAACCTTGCTGTCGGTCAGGTTGTTGACTGCCTTGTGACAGCCGTGAACAAGGGCGGACTGCAGGTAACTGTTGGTGGATTGCGTGCATTCATGCCGGCAAGTCAGGTTGAACTCGGCTATGTCGGTGACCTGGAAACTTATGTTAACCAGAAAATCTCAGCCCAGATTACGGAAGTAAATCCAAAGAAACGCAACCTTGTTGTCAGTCGTCGTGTGCTGCTTCAGTCAGAAAGAGAAGAAGTCGAAGGTGAATTCTGGTCGACCGCGGAAGTCGGACAGGATTTCTCCGGCGTCGTCAAGACCATCAAAGACTACGGCGCTTTCATCAATATTGGTGCGGTTGACGGTTTCCTGCACATCGGCGAAATCAGCTGGTCCCGAATCAACCATCCCAGCGATGTGCTGTCTGAAGGGCAAACGGTGGACGTCAAGATTCTTCGGCTCGATCAGGAAAAGAAACGCATCAGCCTTGGGATGAAACAGCTGGCTCAGAATCCATGGATGAATGCAACTGAGAAGTACTCCACCGGTCGAACCGTCGAGGGTAAAGTGACGCGAGTCACGGATTTCGGTGCATTCATCGAACTCGAGCCCGGCCTGGAGGGTATGGTTCACATCAGCGAACTGGCGTGGCGCCGAGTTGGAAGTGTGGGAGAAATCCTGACGGTCGGTGAAACACGCGAATTTCAGGTGCAGGAAGTCGACACAAAACGCAAGCGAGTGTCGCTTTCGCTGAAGGCTCTCGAAAAGAAGCCGGAAGCCGCGAAACCCGAAATGCCCGAAGAAAACGAGGCTCCTCAGCAGCCCCGACGACCACGAAATACAAACCTCCGTGGTGGTACATCCGGCGACAATGCGGGCAAGGGTGGCGGCCTGTTTGGCAACCCATCTGACTTTTCGTAG
- a CDS encoding formylglycine-generating enzyme family protein yields the protein MYLTQIEKLKSILRAFGCVVALLLTTATRAQDLAATRTPSADRSECLKRFVRECVLIEPGAGSFPGDFIFGASQAERDSLSGQLPLLPSRKRQLMHPFRVCRYETTQELYEAVMGTNPSRWKGPRNSAEMMSFTEANQFCLKLTALLRLDGLIAANEVVRLPTELEWEYCCRAGTDTAYSFGNSATSEGDSGNSATRLDAYAWHTGNAAGNDPAVGVLKPNSWGLCDVHGYLWEFVADNEETLVRGDVAEKSSSTNGVPRSQTADPKDAADPNASDQAQRETSEKARVVIRGGSWKDPFRHLTSASRLTVSPQLRNDAVGFRCVIAEKPVP from the coding sequence ATGTATCTCACACAGATCGAGAAACTGAAGAGCATCCTGCGGGCGTTTGGATGCGTGGTGGCACTTCTGCTGACGACAGCAACCCGCGCTCAGGATTTAGCGGCGACTCGAACGCCATCGGCCGACAGGAGCGAATGCCTGAAAAGATTTGTTCGCGAATGTGTCCTGATCGAACCCGGTGCTGGCTCATTTCCCGGAGATTTCATTTTCGGCGCATCGCAGGCGGAGCGAGATTCGTTGAGCGGTCAGCTACCCCTGCTGCCGTCCAGAAAGCGACAACTGATGCATCCGTTTCGGGTTTGCCGCTATGAAACCACGCAGGAATTATACGAGGCTGTCATGGGGACCAACCCCAGCCGATGGAAGGGGCCACGGAACTCAGCCGAAATGATGTCATTCACAGAGGCGAATCAGTTTTGCCTGAAGCTGACAGCCCTGCTGCGGTTGGACGGATTGATCGCGGCGAATGAAGTTGTGCGTCTTCCGACGGAACTGGAGTGGGAATATTGTTGTCGGGCAGGCACTGACACCGCCTATTCGTTCGGCAATTCAGCAACCTCTGAAGGCGACTCCGGCAATTCTGCTACCCGGCTGGATGCATATGCGTGGCACACAGGAAATGCGGCGGGAAACGATCCGGCCGTTGGCGTGCTCAAACCCAATAGTTGGGGGCTCTGCGATGTTCACGGATATTTGTGGGAGTTTGTGGCTGACAATGAAGAGACTCTTGTTCGCGGCGACGTAGCCGAGAAGTCTTCATCGACAAACGGCGTGCCCCGCAGTCAAACTGCCGATCCCAAAGACGCAGCAGATCCAAATGCCTCAGACCAGGCTCAGCGGGAAACCTCTGAAAAAGCGAGGGTCGTGATTCGCGGCGGTTCCTGGAAGGATCCGTTTCGTCACCTGACATCAGCCTCTCGTTTGACCGTATCACCGCAACTTCGCAACGACGCCGTTGGATTTCGTTGCGTAATTGCAGAAAAACCTGTGCCATGA
- a CDS encoding ABC transporter permease subunit, translating to MLAAILMVWQAGVVLTGVSELILPSPVSVLKAGVRIREPLVAATVRTSLAAIMGLLVSSICGILAAFVFSISVTVRRSLYPYAVLLQTVPIIAIAPIVILTFGRGFFSIAIIASIISLFPVITNTTTGLLQTDQNLAEFFRLHRATWLQTLLKLRLPSALPYMITGIRIASGTAIVGAVVGEFFVGSGQPGLGSVIRAKTESLELPELYATVATTTALGTLVFMSISAAGEYVLDRWFGMSLEAQHGK from the coding sequence GTGCTGGCGGCAATTCTTATGGTCTGGCAGGCGGGGGTGGTGTTGACGGGCGTTTCAGAACTGATTCTGCCGAGCCCCGTGAGTGTGCTGAAAGCCGGCGTCAGGATCCGTGAACCACTGGTGGCAGCCACGGTGCGGACAAGTTTGGCGGCAATTATGGGACTTCTGGTCAGCAGCATTTGCGGCATTCTTGCTGCCTTCGTGTTTTCCATCTCTGTCACCGTCAGACGATCGCTCTATCCCTATGCCGTGCTGTTGCAGACCGTCCCGATTATTGCCATTGCCCCAATCGTCATTCTGACCTTTGGACGGGGATTCTTCAGCATCGCCATCATTGCCAGCATCATCAGTCTGTTTCCTGTTATCACCAACACCACCACAGGGCTGCTTCAAACCGATCAGAACCTGGCAGAGTTCTTCCGTCTGCATCGTGCCACATGGTTACAGACTTTGCTGAAGCTGCGGCTGCCCTCTGCCCTTCCATACATGATCACTGGAATTCGAATTGCCAGTGGAACAGCAATTGTCGGCGCCGTCGTGGGAGAATTCTTTGTCGGTTCGGGACAACCGGGACTTGGTTCGGTCATTCGCGCAAAGACGGAGTCTCTGGAATTGCCCGAACTCTACGCCACTGTTGCAACAACAACAGCGTTGGGCACTCTGGTCTTCATGTCGATCAGCGCCGCCGGGGAATATGTGCTTGATCGATGGTTTGGTATGTCCCTGGAAGCCCAGCACGGCAAGTGA
- the ilvD gene encoding dihydroxy-acid dehydratase, translating to MTQLNKFSSRITQPASQGASQAMLYGTGMTREDMDKAQVGIASVWYEGNTCNMHLMDLAAKVREGVQAAGMVGMRFNTIGVSDGISMGTDGMSFSLQSRDLIADSIETVMGAQWYDANISLPGCDKNMPGCIIAMGRLNRPSIMVYGGTIRAGCGLKGEKLDIVSAFQSYGEFIGHKISEEERQQIVRKSCPGAGACGGMYTANTMASAIEAMGMSLPYSSSIPAEDPAKLDECFRAGAAIRVLLEKDIKPRDIMTRKAFENAMVITMALGGSTNAVLHLIAMAKSVDVPLTIDDFQKVSDRIPYIADLKPSGKYVMEDVQTVGGTPAVLKYLLEKGLIHGDCMTVTGKTLAENLADLPGLSEGQDIIHPVEKPIKATGHIRIMRGNMCPEGAVAKITGKEGLVFTGTARCFDSEELMLKGLEDGEIAKGDVVIIRYEGPKGGPGMPEMLTPTSAIMGAGLGSDVALLTDGRFSGGSHGFIVGHVTPEAQVGGPIALVQNGDKITIDAERNEINVDVTDDEMAKRKSNWTAPAAKATRGTLAKYIRLVKSASEGCVTDEE from the coding sequence ATGACGCAGTTAAACAAATTCAGCAGCCGAATTACTCAACCCGCATCTCAGGGCGCATCGCAGGCCATGCTCTACGGTACAGGCATGACTCGCGAAGATATGGACAAAGCTCAGGTGGGCATCGCCAGCGTCTGGTACGAAGGCAATACATGCAATATGCACCTGATGGACCTGGCGGCGAAAGTTCGAGAAGGAGTCCAGGCGGCCGGAATGGTTGGGATGCGATTTAACACCATCGGTGTTAGTGATGGCATTTCCATGGGGACCGACGGGATGTCGTTCTCACTTCAGTCCCGCGATTTGATCGCAGACTCGATTGAGACTGTTATGGGAGCACAGTGGTATGACGCCAATATCTCGCTTCCCGGCTGCGACAAGAACATGCCTGGTTGTATCATTGCGATGGGGCGGCTGAATCGACCATCGATTATGGTTTACGGCGGAACTATCCGGGCTGGCTGTGGTCTGAAGGGCGAAAAACTGGATATTGTTTCTGCGTTTCAGTCCTACGGTGAATTCATCGGACACAAAATCTCTGAAGAAGAACGCCAGCAGATTGTGCGTAAAAGCTGTCCCGGGGCAGGAGCCTGCGGAGGAATGTACACGGCCAACACGATGGCTTCGGCAATTGAGGCCATGGGAATGAGTCTCCCCTACAGTTCTTCCATTCCTGCTGAAGACCCGGCAAAGCTGGATGAATGCTTCAGGGCTGGTGCTGCGATCCGCGTCCTTCTGGAAAAAGACATCAAGCCACGCGACATTATGACTCGCAAAGCCTTCGAAAATGCCATGGTCATTACGATGGCACTGGGTGGCTCAACGAATGCCGTGCTGCACTTGATTGCGATGGCTAAGTCTGTCGACGTGCCGCTCACAATCGACGACTTCCAGAAAGTCAGCGACCGTATCCCCTACATCGCCGACCTCAAACCAAGCGGCAAGTACGTAATGGAAGATGTTCAAACCGTCGGAGGCACTCCTGCTGTCCTGAAGTATCTGCTGGAGAAGGGCTTGATTCATGGTGACTGTATGACCGTCACCGGCAAAACCCTCGCTGAAAACCTCGCCGACCTGCCTGGTTTGTCAGAAGGCCAGGACATCATTCATCCTGTTGAAAAACCAATTAAGGCCACGGGGCACATTCGGATCATGCGGGGAAACATGTGTCCGGAAGGTGCTGTCGCAAAAATCACCGGGAAAGAAGGGCTGGTCTTTACAGGAACGGCTCGTTGCTTTGATTCGGAAGAATTGATGCTGAAGGGGCTCGAAGATGGCGAAATTGCGAAGGGCGACGTTGTCATTATTCGATACGAAGGCCCGAAAGGCGGCCCCGGAATGCCGGAAATGCTGACCCCGACATCTGCCATCATGGGCGCCGGGCTGGGTTCCGACGTCGCGCTTCTGACGGACGGACGATTCAGCGGAGGCTCACACGGATTCATCGTCGGTCACGTTACGCCGGAAGCTCAGGTCGGCGGGCCGATCGCTCTGGTTCAGAATGGTGACAAAATCACAATCGACGCGGAACGCAATGAAATCAACGTCGACGTGACAGATGATGAAATGGCGAAGCGAAAGAGCAACTGGACCGCGCCGGCAGCCAAAGCCACACGGGGGACTCTGGCCAAATACATTCGACTCGTCAAATCCGCCTCAGAAGGTTGCGTCACCGACGAAGAGTAG